GCTAGGCTTATAATTACTAGTATAACATATCCAATGGGATTTGAAATTATCAAAAAActgaatttaaattttgatttggtTTGGATCGGATGTTCGGATTTCAAATATTTTGCTCACCATATTTTAGGTCCTTAAACTTGAAAGAATATCACCACATGTCTTTGAAAAATCATTAATTACATTTAATGTATATATATCTAAAAATATGTGGATGAAGCTCtactctacattattctctctcttactctgtttttctctttacttaaattatttattatggtTTTTCCAAAAACACATGCGAAAAAAAATGTATCATATAAAACGGGACGGAGGTAATACTACTATAGCTCAAGAGCAGCTTGGTTCATTCAAGcctatttaaaaaattagtacCACAAATGAGGTATTACTACctaataaagaaataataataatatgcaACTTATAAATTATTTGACCTTCACTTTAAGAAAGTcaaaaatgttttatttgatCTGGACCCTTCTCTTGCATAGTCAAAATCGTACTCTACTTAGTCTACTACTAAGCTAATGATTCTGCTATCCTTATTTTGCATAGATATTTACTTTActtttaatattagtatttatGTCAAATAAGCAGCAATGCAAAGAAAAGCATACTAACCAAATGGAAATTCTTTATTAAAATATggagataaataaataatgtatcTTAATATAATCACTTTTTTTTGTCAGTGGCATCATATATGTACCGCATGCATActgataaaattaaatatatggaGATGCAAATAAGATTTGAAAGGTTAAACTATAATCAAACGATTAAGtttatatttatcaaaataagacaaattaatttttataagcATCCGTTAGTGAAAAGCTGATGAAAAATTCTCCAACATCAATATCTTTGCTGTCGAATTAAAAACATGGCTCCAAACTCATGCGTAAGCATAAGCTGACATTTTTAGCATAAAACACGGTTATAAATTGAGGAAGACAAAGAAGTGAGAGAAATCGGAACAAAAAAAAGCACTCCCTAGTCGTAAAAAGTTTGACTAACTTAgtaaatgacacgagttttaatgtgtacttgataaagtaaaagagggaAGAAAAAAAGGagtaagaagaagaaaaaaaagtagtatGATAGTATTAGTAAATTGTGGGGTCCACGTTATAAATGATGTATTACTACTATATGATCATTATTTGCTGtaaaactttttatatttaaattttatctaATTTTGGGGAACGgctcaaaatagtaaaattaatctattttattttacagaAAAACGGAGTATTAAAATATCTGAAAACAGTGAAaaatatattgcacataataaaCACTTTCATTAGGTATCTATCTATGATGATACTAAATTTTACGAGGTACACAAATATACAAAAATGGCATATATTGAAAGGGAGTGTTAATAATGATAAATTAAATCCCCATAAGAAAGAAGAATAGCCTGCAATCAAGGAGGACATGTAAATCACTAAATCTATAATCTGTcttttcaaatcaaaacattaAGAATATAGTCATTATTTGATTTCCAAGCATCAAGACAGAGAGCATCTTCACTAGAAGCATATTATAAAAATCATGGTCCTTGTGTTGCTATATAAGCTATGATCCTATGAAAATTATTCTTCGTCCCCTTTAGATTAGTTTTGTCACATCTTTGAATATGTCCCTTTATTTTCCAGTTTCTTTGATAATCTGAAAATACCATCAATCTTTGCAACTGGCAGGCGTGGTACGAGACGTAATGAAACTCATCGTTTACATATATGATCTCGTACGAGATCTGGACACGAAGCAACGAGGCCTAAAACTATCCACCTTCTGCACAAACAGATCAAGAAAAATGAACTAATTGATTGTGCAATGAATAAGATCTCCAAAGATTGTTTCATACAATCTGACTGAATCTTATCAGTCATCATCACGGTGTTCTTGACCACATCTCTTCGTCTCAACAACGACAAATCCATCCATCTCGAACCACTCTTCACTACTCAAGCAACAAACACACTAAAGAAGCTTGTAGTTATGACTTATGACTCCATGAGGGAAAAAAAAgactgtattttttttatcattttattcaagtTTATTCTATTCTGGGATCATTCATACATCGCGTTTGATGGCACGAACCTTCACTCCGTGTCTAAAGTTAAGTACTAAGCCATAATCAAGCTGCAGGGGATTCTCCATGAGTGGAGAATGTCTGAACACATATTTCCTATATAGATGAATCATGGATAGCTTGATCTCTTGCAGTGAGAATTTCTGTCCGATGCAAGCTCGAGGGCCGATCCCAAATGGAATGTAGGCATAAGGATGCCTCCGCTTCTCCTCTTCGCCTTCTGGGTCGAACCTCTCTGGCCTGAACTTCTCCGGCTCTGGGAAGTTCACTGGATCTTTTGTGAGAACCCCGAGTGCCAGCCACACCCACGTGCCCTAAACCAAATGGCGAACGAGTTTAGCAGCCAATGAAGCAAGACATGAGTCACATGACATACCTTTGGTAGTAGATAGCCTCCTATGCTAACTTCTGCTGATGTTTCTCTAGCAACCAAGGGAGAAACAGTGTAGAATCTCATTGCTTCTTTGATGACCTAATTTTTAGATAGAAATCAAGAAAATGCAATGAGATTAGTTACATTCATCATATTTCAAGAATTCAAGAATAGTGTTACCAATATTTTACCTGATCAAGATAAGGGAACTTGTGTTGAAGATCATGGGCAGTAGGCATTTGGTGATGAGGGCCGAATCCATCGATCTCTTCTAGAACCTTCTTCTCAACGTCTGGATGGCCAGCGACAAGATAGACGACACTAGAGAGTGTAAACGAGGTAGTTGATGATCCTGCCAAGAGATGCTCATAGGTAACAGCACTGACATAGTCAGAAGTGAAGGCCTTGTTTGCACCTTTCTCTGTCTCCCTTGCCCCAAGTATAAGTGACAAGAAATCCTTCGAGCCCGGATCATCGTTCGCCTCCTCCTTCATCCTGCTCTGCACGATCTCATCCAGACGCCTGCTCAAGTCCATGTTTGTTCGCTCCACTTTCCAGTCCATGGTGCCCGGGATCCTCTTGAGGATCTGGCGGAAGGGTTCTTGAAGAATCGGGATGAGCAC
The Salvia splendens isolate huo1 unplaced genomic scaffold, SspV2 ctg463, whole genome shotgun sequence genome window above contains:
- the LOC121790291 gene encoding cytochrome P450 711A1-like — its product is MRQNIYSRDGRAISGAGNRFCDPSSRGWGFGVPLCTVLGVRHVPGPPAMPVVGHLLLLAEYGLDLFSVLAERHGPIFRFHMGRQPLVIVANAELCREVGIKKFKYFSNRSIPSPIAASPLHQKGLFFTRDARWSTMRNMILSLYQPSHLATLIPTMQDLIASATGDLGSNDLTFSDISLKLATDVIGKAAFGVDFGLSKPISRRHEDGRVQEFINQHVYSTSQLKMDLSGSLSIILGVLIPILQEPFRQILKRIPGTMDWKVERTNMDLSRRLDEIVQSRMKEEANDDPGSKDFLSLILGARETEKGANKAFTSDYVSAVTYEHLLAGSSTTSFTLSSVVYLVAGHPDVEKKVLEEIDGFGPHHQMPTAHDLQHKFPYLDQVIKEAMRFYTVSPLVARETSAEVSIGGYLLPKGTWVWLALGVLTKDPVNFPEPEKFRPERFDPEGEEEKRRHPYAYIPFGIGPRACIGQKFSLQEIKLSMIHLYRKYVFRHSPLMENPLQLDYGLVLNFRHGVKVRAIKRDV